Proteins encoded in a region of the Stieleria neptunia genome:
- a CDS encoding DotU family type IV/VI secretion system protein, translated as MTPRFADAVDPILIHAFSLMERIDGGVEIAPAEEKRTLEGLLQQADSRLSGHTEDWELAKYALVTWIDEMLVDAHIWSGQSWWRDNVLEWSLFNTRRCNDLYYVNATTALNAGSDDALQLIYVCVMLGFRGLYRDPKLNRMLIDKHGLAVDLPSWAGEYGNAVGQARQRWNDATAGQECERNLVPAVPHWTRARLVWPWLLATILAGLLALSFFRT; from the coding sequence ATGACGCCAAGATTTGCCGACGCCGTCGATCCGATCCTGATTCACGCGTTTTCTCTGATGGAGCGAATCGATGGAGGGGTGGAGATCGCTCCGGCGGAGGAAAAGCGGACGTTAGAAGGGCTGCTGCAACAGGCCGACAGTCGGCTTTCCGGCCACACCGAAGATTGGGAACTGGCCAAGTACGCGCTGGTGACGTGGATCGACGAAATGCTGGTCGACGCCCACATCTGGTCGGGCCAAAGCTGGTGGCGCGACAACGTGCTGGAATGGAGTTTGTTCAATACCCGTCGCTGCAACGATTTGTACTACGTCAACGCGACGACGGCGCTCAATGCCGGATCCGATGACGCGTTGCAGCTGATTTATGTCTGCGTGATGTTGGGGTTTCGTGGTCTGTATCGAGACCCCAAATTGAATCGGATGTTGATCGACAAACACGGCCTGGCGGTCGATCTGCCGTCATGGGCCGGCGAATATGGCAACGCCGTCGGCCAGGCACGACAACGTTGGAATGACGCGACCGCGGGTCAAGAGTGCGAGCGGAACCTGGTCCCGGCGGTTCCGCACTGGACCCGCGCCCGGCTGGTCTGGCCGTGGCTGTTGGCGACCATTCTCGCCGGGTTGCTGGCCCTTTCTTTTTTCCGAACCTGA
- the tssK gene encoding type VI secretion system baseplate subunit TssK codes for MKNPRVHWYQGLFVRPHHLQAADRHWLELSHTSESWDHPYGYGLHAFQYSKDALASGHFRVEELDARLRDGTLIRLDSGQELEVDLKAAFEAQSATESETSLMIYIGVPKLNLGGENVSGDSTNGFARFTRTQSTVPDENGQDSGQPIEFRRLNLRLIVGSDTAGYEVLPIARVRSASEREVQPVIDDNYIPPILATHSWPYLRRHYVQGIRDVLSGNMDTLSEPVRQLSVGRHSLEPADSGRVSMLDRLNEAYSTLDVMGPALGVHPFDAYMELARILGRLSIFGPERRAIEVEPYDHDNLGFIFADIREKILGILYATQFDEYLRANFEGYGSTMQAQLGPEWFDPDWEWYLGVERGGASESNLRELLERSPEWYWVFASADQVEDFFHVRQNGLGREIVSTTIPDLPSRQYWTYYKVSQDEYESPAWPEIRRTQSVAMRVRNYDELTGARHLDVVTPDGNRARLRFALFAIRT; via the coding sequence ATGAAGAATCCACGCGTGCACTGGTATCAAGGGCTGTTTGTACGGCCCCACCATCTACAGGCAGCCGACCGACACTGGTTGGAACTGTCGCACACGTCCGAAAGCTGGGATCATCCGTATGGCTATGGTCTGCACGCGTTTCAGTACAGCAAAGACGCACTGGCCAGCGGTCATTTTCGCGTCGAAGAGCTGGACGCCCGCTTGCGGGACGGCACGTTGATCCGATTGGACAGCGGCCAAGAACTCGAGGTGGATCTGAAGGCGGCGTTCGAAGCCCAATCGGCGACCGAGTCCGAAACGTCGTTGATGATCTACATCGGCGTCCCCAAGCTGAACCTGGGCGGCGAGAACGTCAGCGGCGATTCCACCAACGGATTCGCGCGTTTCACGCGGACCCAATCCACCGTCCCGGACGAAAACGGTCAAGACAGCGGCCAACCGATTGAGTTTCGCCGGCTGAATTTGCGATTGATCGTCGGCAGCGACACGGCGGGTTACGAAGTGCTGCCGATCGCGCGGGTCCGCAGCGCCAGCGAACGTGAAGTCCAGCCGGTGATTGACGACAACTACATCCCGCCGATCCTGGCAACGCACTCCTGGCCCTACCTGCGTCGCCATTACGTGCAGGGGATCCGCGACGTGTTGAGCGGCAACATGGACACGCTCAGCGAACCGGTTCGCCAATTGAGTGTCGGGCGTCACAGCCTGGAACCGGCCGATTCGGGTCGCGTGTCGATGCTGGATCGTTTGAATGAAGCGTACAGCACGCTGGACGTGATGGGCCCGGCCCTGGGCGTGCACCCGTTCGACGCCTACATGGAATTGGCCCGGATCCTGGGTCGGTTGTCGATCTTCGGCCCCGAGCGACGCGCCATCGAAGTGGAGCCGTACGATCACGACAACCTGGGTTTCATCTTTGCCGACATCCGCGAAAAGATCCTGGGCATTTTGTACGCCACGCAGTTCGACGAATACCTGCGTGCCAACTTCGAGGGCTATGGATCGACGATGCAGGCCCAACTGGGCCCGGAATGGTTCGACCCCGATTGGGAATGGTACCTGGGCGTCGAACGCGGGGGCGCGAGCGAGTCGAACTTGCGCGAGCTGCTGGAGCGTTCACCGGAATGGTATTGGGTGTTCGCCAGCGCCGACCAGGTCGAGGATTTCTTTCATGTCCGTCAAAACGGACTGGGCCGCGAGATCGTCTCGACGACGATTCCGGATCTACCCTCGCGACAGTACTGGACGTATTACAAGGTTTCCCAAGACGAGTACGAATCACCGGCCTGGCCTGAGATTCGCCGCACCCAATCGGTTGCGATGCGGGTGCGGAACTATGACGAACTGACCGGTGCGCGACACTTGGATGTCGTGACCCCCGACGGCAATCGTGCCCGACTTCGATTCGCCCTTTTCGCCATCCGCACGTAA